In Candidatus Chlorohelix allophototropha, one DNA window encodes the following:
- a CDS encoding MGH1-like glycoside hydrolase domain-containing protein, with the protein MNPEQERVQLNESGKEHWELFGPYVSERAWATVREDYSPNGAAWEYFPHDHARSRAYRWSEDGIGGISDDKQRICFALALWNGKDSILKERFFGLTGNEGNHGEDVKEYYYYLDNTPTHSYMRMFYKYPQAAFPYTQLVEENRKRSRADFEYELLDTGIFAENRYFDVNIEYAKATPTDILIRISATNRGSESAQLWLLPTLWFRNTWSWGRDERRPNMSAHEVGLSNEREGNLLSVYAVHHILGDYELYCEGAQQLLFTHNETNTQKLYGIQNANFFAKDGINEFVIANNRLAVNPARQGTKAAALYQKNLAPGETYSIRLRLSQVQHHSDEIHVAPTLSPFTDFDEIFKKRKQEAKEFYSAIQPTALSEDEKLVQRQALAGMLWSKQFYHYVVEEWLEGDPGQPPPPSERLHGRNMDWKHLFNERVMSMPDKWEYPWYAAWDLGFHCLPLALVDSGFAKSQLDLLMREWYQHPNGALPAYEWAFGDVNPPVFAWAAWRIYKMEKRLTGKTDRAFLETIFHKLLMNFTWWVNRKDSEGNNIFSGGFLGLDNIGVFDRSAPLPTGGTLEQSDGTSWMGMYSLNMMRIALELAQENPVYENIATKFFEHFLSIASALNDLGGSGISLWDREDEFFYDALHLPDGSYQRLKVRSLVGLIPLLAVETIEPEMLEKMPGFKFRLEWYLDNRPDLARLVSRWYEPGAGERRLLALVRGHRMKRLLRRMLDSNEFLGEFGIRSLSKYHEQNPYMLHVNGDTYTVRYEPAESHTELFGGNSNWRGPIWFPINYLLIEALQRFYHYYGDDFKVECPTGSGNMMNLDQVADELSNRLIRLFLRDANGKRPFNGGIELFQRDPLWRDNILFHEYFHGDNGAGIGASHQTGWTGLVAKLLDQQGYKREISSVAAQALKQKGG; encoded by the coding sequence ATGAACCCTGAACAGGAACGGGTACAGCTTAACGAGAGTGGCAAAGAACACTGGGAATTGTTTGGTCCTTATGTCAGCGAACGGGCGTGGGCGACAGTGCGAGAGGATTACAGCCCAAACGGTGCGGCGTGGGAATATTTCCCGCACGACCATGCCCGTTCGCGCGCCTATCGTTGGAGCGAGGACGGTATCGGTGGCATTAGTGATGACAAGCAGCGAATCTGCTTTGCGTTGGCGCTCTGGAACGGCAAGGATTCTATTCTCAAAGAGCGGTTTTTCGGCTTGACCGGAAACGAAGGCAATCATGGGGAGGATGTAAAGGAGTATTACTACTACTTGGATAACACCCCCACCCACAGCTATATGAGGATGTTCTATAAGTACCCGCAAGCCGCTTTCCCATACACACAATTGGTAGAGGAGAACCGAAAGCGAAGCCGCGCTGATTTTGAATATGAACTGCTGGATACGGGTATTTTCGCTGAAAATCGTTATTTTGACGTGAATATCGAATACGCCAAAGCTACTCCCACCGATATTCTTATTCGGATTAGCGCCACAAATCGGGGTTCTGAATCTGCGCAGCTCTGGTTGTTGCCTACGCTCTGGTTTCGCAATACGTGGTCGTGGGGACGCGACGAACGTCGCCCTAATATGAGCGCGCATGAGGTAGGTCTTAGCAATGAGCGTGAGGGCAACCTGCTTTCGGTTTACGCGGTTCACCATATTTTGGGTGATTATGAACTCTATTGCGAAGGCGCACAACAGCTACTTTTTACCCATAATGAAACTAACACTCAAAAGTTATATGGGATTCAGAACGCCAATTTTTTTGCCAAAGATGGTATCAATGAATTTGTGATAGCCAACAACAGGCTGGCAGTTAATCCGGCGCGACAGGGTACTAAAGCCGCCGCACTTTACCAGAAAAATCTTGCGCCCGGTGAAACTTACTCTATCCGATTGCGTCTTAGTCAGGTGCAACATCACTCTGACGAAATACATGTTGCCCCTACTTTGTCGCCTTTTACCGATTTTGACGAAATTTTCAAAAAGCGAAAGCAAGAAGCCAAAGAATTTTATTCCGCCATTCAACCAACTGCACTCAGCGAGGATGAAAAATTGGTGCAAAGGCAAGCGTTGGCGGGGATGCTCTGGAGTAAGCAATTTTACCACTATGTTGTAGAGGAATGGCTAGAGGGCGATCCCGGACAGCCCCCTCCTCCTTCGGAACGTCTGCATGGGCGCAATATGGATTGGAAACATCTTTTCAATGAGCGGGTCATGTCCATGCCCGACAAGTGGGAATATCCGTGGTACGCCGCTTGGGATTTAGGCTTTCATTGTTTGCCTCTTGCGTTGGTGGATTCGGGTTTTGCCAAAAGCCAACTTGATTTATTGATGCGTGAGTGGTATCAACACCCCAACGGAGCGCTACCCGCTTATGAATGGGCTTTTGGGGATGTAAACCCGCCTGTGTTTGCTTGGGCAGCGTGGCGTATATACAAGATGGAAAAGCGCCTGACGGGTAAAACTGATCGCGCTTTCCTTGAAACTATCTTCCATAAGCTGTTAATGAACTTTACGTGGTGGGTGAACCGCAAGGACTCGGAAGGTAACAATATCTTTTCGGGCGGCTTTTTGGGGTTGGATAACATCGGAGTTTTTGATCGCAGCGCACCCCTACCAACCGGAGGCACTCTAGAACAAAGCGATGGCACAAGTTGGATGGGTATGTACAGCCTTAATATGATGCGAATTGCGCTGGAGTTAGCACAGGAGAATCCTGTTTATGAAAACATTGCCACCAAGTTTTTCGAGCATTTTCTCTCAATTGCTTCTGCTTTAAACGATTTGGGCGGGAGTGGTATTTCATTGTGGGATCGAGAAGATGAGTTTTTCTATGATGCGTTGCATCTACCCGATGGCTCGTACCAGCGTTTGAAAGTGCGTTCGTTAGTGGGCTTGATTCCGTTGCTGGCAGTAGAAACTATCGAACCCGAAATGCTGGAAAAGATGCCCGGTTTTAAGTTCAGGTTGGAATGGTATTTGGATAATCGTCCCGATTTGGCGCGGTTGGTATCGCGTTGGTACGAACCGGGTGCGGGCGAGCGTCGTTTGCTTGCGCTAGTTCGTGGTCATCGTATGAAGCGTTTGCTCAGACGTATGCTTGATTCTAATGAGTTTCTGGGGGAATTCGGAATACGCTCACTCAGCAAATATCATGAGCAAAACCCTTACATGCTTCATGTCAATGGAGATACATACACGGTGCGCTACGAACCGGCAGAGTCTCATACAGAGCTGTTTGGAGGAAATTCCAATTGGCGCGGACCTATTTGGTTTCCGATAAATTACCTGTTAATCGAAGCGCTTCAGCGTTTTTACCACTATTATGGTGATGATTTCAAGGTGGAATGCCCTACTGGCTCAGGCAATATGATGAATTTAGATCAAGTAGCGGATGAACTATCAAATCGGCTTATCCGGCTGTTTTTGCGCGATGCTAATGGAAAGCGACCTTTTAACGGTGGTATCGAGCTATTCCAGCGTGATCCGCTTTGGCGCGATAATATACTTTTCCATGAATATTTTCATGGAGATAACGGCGCAGGAATCGGCGCAAGCCACCAAACTGGCTGGACAGGACTGGTTGCAAAACTCTTGGATCAACAAGGGTACAAACGAGAAATATCTTCGGTAGCTGCGCAAGCTCTCAAACAAAAGGGCGGTTGA